In the genome of Candidatus Eisenbacteria bacterium, the window GCATCCTGGCCAAAGTCACCAAATGTAAAGAAGCGTTAGACGCACTACACTAGTGAAGCCGGGAACTACATCCGTGGGGGAATCGCGGGCGACACTGTTTGCGCACTCAAGGGCGGCAGCATGTGTCCAAACAATTTCAATATAGTTAGTGTTCAGACTGGAAGCACGACTGGTAAGGCCGAGCTCAAATTCATCAATCCGGCAAACCCGGCTCAGAGCCACTATGCCCAGGTGGCGAATGAGGTCAAGGATGCTAATCAGAACGTGCTCTACCGCACAGTCCTGAGCTCCTACGCAACAGATCAGGTTCGCTCAGTGAATTGTCCTGGCGGCGTGAATGGCTGGCTGTCTGGCGATTCTACTGGAATTTGCTCTACGCCGCTCAAGGGTTGGCAGCGTGAAGTTCGCGACAAAGTTGTCTGGGGACGCATATCCCCTTACATTGCTGTACTGGGCGGGTCGGACGGCCATGTTGCTGTTGATGAACTCAGGAGCGCATATCCGAACCCGATGAATCCTGCTACGACCATCAGTTTCTCAGTGAAGACTGATGAGAAGGTCTCGCTCAAGGTGTTTGATGCATCCGGACGGCTTGTGAGGACGTTGGTTGATTCCAAACTCAGGGCTGGTGGTCACACAGTCAGGTGGGATGGGAGGAATGATAAAGGCGTCTCGTTGAGTTCGGGAGTTTATTTCTACCAAATCGAGACAGAAGGTGGCTTCAAGTCCACGAAGAAGATAGTAGTTCTTAGGTAACGTTCCTTGTTGAAACTGGATGGAATTAGAGCTGATGTTGCCTGTAGAAACAGTGTTATCTTGAGATTCGCGAAAGACACTCCACTCACCCCGTTAGCTTGTTCCTCATAGTTGCGAGAAGCTTTCCGCTCTCATAGTTCCGATCAAGGGACCTGGCACAGGTTGGATGTGGTGTTCAAGGTTCGGCATGGGACATTCAAGGCGCCTGGGTATGTGACTGTGGTGCATGCGAAGGATTGCGCCGGTAATCCGATTAGGCGAGCATTTCGGGCCGGTACGCATGAGCAGAATCCTGAGATGCTTATTACATCAGGGGGCGCCAGAGTCACGGGTGGTGAGGTTGAGATTGTTTGGTCTACGAGGTGTGAGACCGAGATAGCGGCATTTGATGTTTTGAGGGCTAGCAGTGTTGAGGGGCCTTACACAAGCGTGTTGACTAGTCCCATTCCAGCCCATCACGGCGGGTATTGTGAAGGTAGCGATTATGTGTATCGGGAGGGGGCCACTCAAGAAGGCAGAAGGTTTTTCTATCAGCTGTGGGTTCTTCTTTATAGCGGTGAAAGAACTTTTGGAAGTACCTTCGCTGTCGACATAGGTCTTACGCAAGACTTCGCACTGCGGCAGTGCTCTCCAAATCCCTTTCACGGAATGACAGAAGTCCGGTTCAACCTGCCTTACGATGGACGTTCTCGCTTCGGCAATCTTCCAGAATACAGGACGGTTCTTTCGGTGTTTGACGCTTCGGGCAGAAGGGTCAAGGTTCTCTTCGATGGGGAGAAGCGTGCTGGAAGGTACAGCCTTGATTGGGATGGCACGGATAGCTCCGGCGGAAGAGTGCCAGCCGGCGTTTATGTTTGTTTGCTTGAGATTCCAGGGAAGCAGCTTTCAAGAAAAGTGGTGCTTGTGCGCTAGACTTCTTTGACAACTCATGACGGCGGCTAGCCGTAATCAGAAGGGCTGGTGAGGATTATGGACGCAATTCAGAGGAAGATCTCAATTTTGGCGAGAATATCGTTCTTGTTTTGGTTCCTTGCCTTTGCTTACTCCCCGACAAAGTGTGGTGCTGCTCTCACGGATCCGACTCGAGGAGCAACCTATCTCATCATAGCCTACGATGCCTTCTTGGACCCTCCCTCCACGCTTTCTCCGCTTGTGTGGCTCAGGCAGCAGAAAGGGCAGCAAGTAGAGCAGGTGAAGATTTCAGAGGTAGTTGATGAATTCGGTTCCGGCGACAGGGGTTTGCGGGATTTCTTGCGTTATGCGTATTGGAACTGGAGTCCGAGGCCGCAATATGTTTTTCTCGTGGGTGATGTATCTGACACCGTGAGTGCACAGGTGCCCACCCACCGATTTGCTCCGTATTTCTCCTATGGTGGAAAGGCAATCTGGGATGATTGGCTTGTCTGTGTTGATGATACCACTGATGTTATCCCTGACATGGCTCTTGGGCGATTACCTGCATCAACTCGCGAACAAGTCACTGCCTATGTGTCGAAGGTGTTCAACTATGAATTGGACTGCGCTTCGGCGCCTTGGAAGAAAAGAGTACTTTTTCTCGGCAACGATACCAGTGGCACTCATACCGTCAATGACGCGATTCTTGTAAGGAACCAAGTCGCGGAAGCTCTAGGAATTGTCAATGGATTTGCGTATGGCCCTTGGCAAAGGACCACACTGATTCATTCCGACTGCGGTTTTGATGACCCTTTCGGATTCTACTGCCACACGTCTGCTATGGAACTTTTCAATCAGGGACAGAGCATTGTTTGCGCCATAGGCGTGATGAGCTCGGAAAGGTCGCTTGAGCAGTTCATCCGGAGCGGCTACCTCGGTCCGAGCGATCCGCAGAATACGCAAATGCCGTCAATTGTGTTGGGAATGTCGTGCCATCTGGCAAGATTTGACGTTGATAGCATTTTTGTCGACAGAGGAGGAGAACTCGTGAAAGACGTTATCCTCGCCGACAGGTTTCTCTTTCCTCAGACCGCCGGGGCTGTGGCCTGGTTCGGCGCAACAGGTGCTACGCAACTTCATGCCAACGGATGGTTGCTGAACGAGGTTCTTTCCCGGATTGTCCGATCCTATGACGTGCCTTTGGGTAGAGTTTTCCTTGACGCAAAGAAAGCGGCATTCGAAAACTATCCGTGGGAAGAGGACGTGTTCAAGGAGTACGTTCTTCTTGGCGATCCTGCATTGATTTCGCCAAGGTACTATCCGCCCAATGTCTCGAATCCACAGAAATATGAGCCATGTGACATGGAGGCCTCGAAAAGCTACCGATTCTGCGGTGCTTGGTATGAGAAGAATTGCGGTGACGGCGTAAACGTCTTTTGGACTGCAAGCAGAGGAACTATTGTGCCGGCGGGGAACAATTGGTGCACCGAGGAAGGAGCCTGGCAAGCTGTTACTGCGGTATACACGGCGCCCCCGGCGGAACAGTTTCAAGACATCGACGAGCTTCGTGGGCTTCCTGTGAGTATCACTTGCACTGTGCGTGACCAGACTGGGCTCTCAGGTTCGGCAAGTTCGTCATTTACTGTCTGGAAAAAGTTGGACTGGCCGCAGCCTTACGACCTGCCGCTCTTGGAGGCGCCCCGGAAGCCAACGGTTTCTAGCGAAGAAGATGCCACCCATTTCAGGTATTCTGTCAAGCATGACGCTGGCGATAGTGAGGGTGGGGTGAAGGTGGAACTTAGCATCTACGACATACGCGGAAGACTTGTTGACTTAATCACCAGAGAGCGGGAGGGGCCGGGTTCACACGAGATTCTCTGGAAAGGAATAGACAGAAAAGGAAGGAGGTCTCCGAACGGAGTACTCTTTTATCATCTTAGGATTGGGGAGACCGCAGAAACCGGGAAATTCTTGCTCATGAGGTAGGCTCTTGAGTTTGCGCTAACGAGCCCTTCCCGGAATGAGCGAAAGTAGTTCCAGGGCCGTCGCGACGCTCCAGGCCTGGGAGATTGTGCCTCCGGGTTTATGAGGCGCATCGCCGTCAAAGACTTCAGAAATTGTCCCGAGTCCTGCTTCGAAAAGGTGCTTCCTGAACGGTTCGAGAAACTGCCGGATAGTTTCAGGCCAGGCGTCACGCTTCACACGAAGGCGAAGGTGCGCTTCCAGATAGGGGAGAAGAAGCCAGGGCCAGACTGTCCCCTGGTGATAAGCTCTGTCTCTCTCAAGTCTTGTACCGCCGTATTCACCTTTGTAATGCTGGGATCGAGGAGAAAGCGTTCTCAGACCGTATGGTGTAAGAAGCTCTTTCTCGACAACTGAGAGCATTCTGAGTGCCCGTTCCTTTTCAAGCAGAGGAAATGGAAGTGAAACCGAAAAGACCTGATTGGGTCTGACCGAATCGTCAGGGCCTTCTTCGGAAATTACGTCGTAAAGACAATTCTTTTCAGGGTTCCAGAAGCGCTCACAGAAATTCTTCTTCACGTTCCGCGCAACACCAAGCCAGCGCTCCGATTCTCTCTTGTCTCCGAAAAGGTCCTCGAACATCGAAAGGATATGAAGAACATTGTACCAGAGAGCATTCACTTCTACAGGTTTCCCGCTTCTCTGAGTTATTACTTCATCATCAACCTTTGCATCCATCCAGGTCAGTTGAAGACCTGCCTCGCCTTGGGTGATCAGGAAGTCTGAGTCCATGCGGATGCCAAACGAAGTTCCCCGCGCATACGCATTCACTATCTGCCGGGCAGCAGGAAGGACGGTTCTCTGGACGAAATCTACGTCATTCGTTGAGCGAAAGTATCTGTATGCAGCGACGACGAACCACAAAGATGCATCGCACGAGTTGTAGAAGATCCCATCGTCATCTGCAAAGAAATTCGGTACGAGGCCGTCTTTCATGCTTGACGAAAATCTTTCGAGAACTGATTTTGCTGTCCCGTATTCACCTCTGGTAAGGAGAAGGCCGGGAAGCGAGATCATTGCATCCCTACCCCATTCACTGAACCAATAGTACCCGGCAAAGAGACTTTCTCCCCCTTTTCGCTTCACGACAAAACTCTGGGCTGCAACGGAAAGGTGCCGTGAGAAAAGATCTTGCCCAGCATTCTGCACAATCTCCCTTTTTCTCTTTTCCTCTCCATGAATGAGAGACGAAACATCTCTTTTCCCAATCGGAGAATCAGATGCCAGTATGAAGAAGGCGCCCGAGCCCCCGAAGACGACAACACCGGGTGTCACAAGGTTCTCAAAGCAGGGGAGACCTCGCCTTTTCTCTTCCTTGAGAAAGGTCTCAGGGAAGACCTCCGTTCGCGCTACGAACGACTCTCCATTATGGGACACAAAAAGATTCAATCCATTTCTTGAGAAGCAAATTGAACCATCCGTCGCCTGCGTTTTCACCGGCTGGAGCGGCTCCTCAACCGAATCAAATCTCCTCAAGGCGGGGAAAAGTTTGACCCGGAGCTCGACAGGCCCCGCAGAACGGACGGCATAGCTTATGACGCTGAGGTTTTCTCTATGAACCAGGAAGATTCTCTTCTCTATTTCGACATTGCCGATTCCGAAAATCCACAGGGGGGACCAATCAAGCCTGAATGCTTTGAGATGTGAGAGACAGGTCTGGACTTTTTCGGGAGTCAAGAATTGTGGTGAGAGCTCGTATTCCTTCCCGTCCAGAATAAGAGTCTCGCTGACGTTAGAAAGAAGAGAGCGTCTTCGGTGGGGTGGAGTCTCCGGAGAGACGAGAAGTGAGTGATAGACCCTTGTATTCGTGCAGGCGACGGTCTGAGAGGCAAAACCTCCAAGCCCGTTTGTTTCTATCCACTCCTTTCCTTCGAGGTCTTCCAAGGACCCGAAGGAAGAAGGCTGTATGGATATGACTTCAGACAATTCTAGCGAATAAGAACAGCGCGCTTGGTAAGAGAATACTTCCCGGACTTGAATCTCACAAAGTAGATTCCGGATGGAAGGTCTTTCCCCTTCCCGTCCTTGCCATCCCACCTCAACGTGTGGGTCCCGGAACCGAGAGTCCCCTGGAATATCTCCCTCACGAGCGTTCCCCTGACATCGAACGCCTGAATGGCAGCAGTGGCCTTTAAGGGCAGATACAGAACGAACACGGCCTCCGAGCCGAAAGGATTCGGATAGCTGCTGGACAGCATCGGAACTCCGCCAAACGCCGGCAGAGCTCTGGCTTCAATCGGGCCGAAAAGGACTTCATGTCCGCTTCTCTCCAATTGGCCAAGCCAGTAGCTGTACATCACTCCATCGGTAACAGAGGAATCCTCGAATTCGTTTTCGTGTTTGTCGCTTACGGATGAAGAAACCGCCAGGCAATCTCCCCTGAGCTCCGTGAGGAGAACCCTGTCTGTCTCGTCCGGTCCCTTCCTGTAGATTCTGCACGCAGTCACATCATCCCTTTTTTTCCAGGAAAGAACGACCTTTCCGTGCCCTGGACTTGCACTGAACAACGGAGACGAAACTGGAACGATCTCCGGCCAAGTGCCGACTTCGAGCCAGGTCCGATAAGAATTGCAGGTAACCGGCACGAAACTAGACCAGGCCGTGTAGAGTTGCCCGGATCCGCCTTTTCCAATCACCGGCTGGAAAGCTTCCGGCTGACCGTAAGATAGAATCGTTCCGTCCACGTCGAGAACTGTGCCGGAAGTGTCAATTCTCGCACCGTACACTTGGTTTGCGCCGCCTCTCGAATCCTGCCAGACAACCAGGAAATTCGTGCCGTCGTATATGACCTTTGGAAGCCGCTGACTTCCCGGAGCAGTGCAAATGGCTATGGCAGAGCCGATTATCCTTCCGGTTGTGTCCACCTTGGACGCGTATATGTCCGAAGTTCCTCCACTCCTGTAGTCCTCCCACGCAACGAGGAACTTTGCCCCGTCGAAGGCAAGGGAAGGAAATGCCTGTGACCCCACGGCGTCACTAATAATCTTTCCAGCCGTGTCAGGCACACTTCCGCGCGACCCGACAACAGTGCAATAGATGTCATATACTCCAAACCTCCTGTCTTCCCAGACGACAAGATAGTTGGTTGCGCCAAATGCAATCTGAGGAGCATGCTGTTCGGAATAGGAAGCATTGACTATGAACGAAATGGCCTCAACTCGAGCAAGATTCTTTCTGACATGCACTCCATACAGGTCGTATACTCCCGTAGTCCCATTTCTCTGTTCCCAGACCACCAGGTAAGCTGTATCACCGAAAGCCGCTGCAGGGGCAAGGTGATGGTTCGAGTCCAGCTGATGCATGGTGGTCCCGGTTGGCGATGAGACCACTCCGGCCATGTCCACCAACGTTCCCTTGATGTCCCAGTTCGTAGTGGAAACAAAGTCGGACCAGACAGCTAGATAATTCGTCCCGTCGAATGCCACAGCAGGTGTTGCCTGCGTCTGTGCTCCTCCGTTTATTTTGACCGCCCTTGGATCGCGGATAGTCCCGTCCTGAGAGACTCTCACCCCGTATATATCTGGCGTCGTCGCGTTTCTTCTATCCTCCCAGACAAGAAGAGCCTGGCTGCCGTCTGTTGTCACGCCGATTGCAGGCGCCCACTGATCGTTTCCAACCATCGAAATCAGCAGCGCAGAAGCATCAAGCAGTGTGCCGCTTGAGTTCATTCTCGTGCCATAGATGTCAGAGTAGCTGCTCTTGTAGTCCTGCCAGACCATGAAGAAATCAGTCTGTCCGGGTGTGCATGCAAGTGACATCTGCGCGCTTCTGCCTGTGGCAACCGCGAGAGCTACGTCCAAGACATTGCCCTGAAGAGTCACACGCGTCCCGAATATATCAAGGGTGTCAGCCATTTGCTCTTCCCAGCCTACGAAGAATCCGGTCCCCATAGGCAGCACTCTTGCAGCGGACTGGTACCTTGGGTTCTTCGGCTTCGATTTGTCCGGAGAAAGAAGCGAGTCCCTTGCCGAATACGCAAGCGTGTCGGCAGACATCGAAATTCTAAAAATACTGCCGTAAATATCCAGCGCATTTATCTCTATCGGATTATCCCTTGTATCTTGCCAGGCCACCATGAAGTCTAAACCGTTCGCGGCAATCGAAGGCCGCAGTTGCTCGCCCGGCCCTACCGAGATCAGGATCCCCCGTGTGTCAAGAGGCTGATCCTCAGGCAGAATCCTGGCGCCGTATATGTCGGCGCTGACAGAATCCGCTCTCAAGTCTTGCCAGACCACAAAGAACGCTGAGCTGTTGAAGGCAATGGAAGGATTCTCCTGATCTCCGGACTGTCTGAAAATGACCATCGCACTATCCCCAAGAACCACTCCGGAAGGACGGACCCACCTTCCATAGATGTCTCTGTCTCCCATCCTGGAATCACTCCAGGCCACGAGATACGCTCCTCCTCCGTAGCAGAGCGCGATCTCATCCTTTATGCTGTTCCGGGTATCGATAGGAAACCCGTCCACATCGAGCACGGTCCCTGAGGGAGTCACGCGCGCGCCGTAAACATCCGGACTTCCATTTCTCGTATCCTCCCACGCAAGGAAATAATTCGTCCCATCAAATACCAGCTTGGGGTTGGACTGATTTCCGGACGCGACTGTGATGACAAGTCCGGCGCTATCAAGCACAGCACCTGTCGGGGTAACCCTTGCTGCATAGAGGTCGGAGCTGCCGCTTCTCAAGTCTTCCCAGACAACCAGATAATTCGTTCCATCGAAGGCAACGGCCGGGGAACGTTGATCATCCAGAGGAAAACCGAAGATTGCCTGCGGATCGGCAAGAACCTCTCCGGTCCAGGCCTGCACATTTGCCGGACTTCTTGAGGAGTA includes:
- a CDS encoding FlgD immunoglobulin-like domain containing protein, whose amino-acid sequence is MFKVRHGTFKAPGYVTVVHAKDCAGNPIRRAFRAGTHEQNPEMLITSGGARVTGGEVEIVWSTRCETEIAAFDVLRASSVEGPYTSVLTSPIPAHHGGYCEGSDYVYREGATQEGRRFFYQLWVLLYSGERTFGSTFAVDIGLTQDFALRQCSPNPFHGMTEVRFNLPYDGRSRFGNLPEYRTVLSVFDASGRRVKVLFDGEKRAGRYSLDWDGTDSSGGRVPAGVYVCLLEIPGKQLSRKVVLVR
- a CDS encoding amylo-alpha-1,6-glucosidase encodes the protein MEDLEGKEWIETNGLGGFASQTVACTNTRVYHSLLVSPETPPHRRRSLLSNVSETLILDGKEYELSPQFLTPEKVQTCLSHLKAFRLDWSPLWIFGIGNVEIEKRIFLVHRENLSVISYAVRSAGPVELRVKLFPALRRFDSVEEPLQPVKTQATDGSICFSRNGLNLFVSHNGESFVARTEVFPETFLKEEKRRGLPCFENLVTPGVVVFGGSGAFFILASDSPIGKRDVSSLIHGEEKRKREIVQNAGQDLFSRHLSVAAQSFVVKRKGGESLFAGYYWFSEWGRDAMISLPGLLLTRGEYGTAKSVLERFSSSMKDGLVPNFFADDDGIFYNSCDASLWFVVAAYRYFRSTNDVDFVQRTVLPAARQIVNAYARGTSFGIRMDSDFLITQGEAGLQLTWMDAKVDDEVITQRSGKPVEVNALWYNVLHILSMFEDLFGDKRESERWLGVARNVKKNFCERFWNPEKNCLYDVISEEGPDDSVRPNQVFSVSLPFPLLEKERALRMLSVVEKELLTPYGLRTLSPRSQHYKGEYGGTRLERDRAYHQGTVWPWLLLPYLEAHLRLRVKRDAWPETIRQFLEPFRKHLFEAGLGTISEVFDGDAPHKPGGTISQAWSVATALELLSLIPGRAR
- a CDS encoding FlgD immunoglobulin-like domain containing protein; the protein is MCPNNFNIVSVQTGSTTGKAELKFINPANPAQSHYAQVANEVKDANQNVLYRTVLSSYATDQVRSVNCPGGVNGWLSGDSTGICSTPLKGWQREVRDKVVWGRISPYIAVLGGSDGHVAVDELRSAYPNPMNPATTISFSVKTDEKVSLKVFDASGRLVRTLVDSKLRAGGHTVRWDGRNDKGVSLSSGVYFYQIETEGGFKSTKKIVVLR
- a CDS encoding C25 family cysteine peptidase, with the protein product MDAIQRKISILARISFLFWFLAFAYSPTKCGAALTDPTRGATYLIIAYDAFLDPPSTLSPLVWLRQQKGQQVEQVKISEVVDEFGSGDRGLRDFLRYAYWNWSPRPQYVFLVGDVSDTVSAQVPTHRFAPYFSYGGKAIWDDWLVCVDDTTDVIPDMALGRLPASTREQVTAYVSKVFNYELDCASAPWKKRVLFLGNDTSGTHTVNDAILVRNQVAEALGIVNGFAYGPWQRTTLIHSDCGFDDPFGFYCHTSAMELFNQGQSIVCAIGVMSSERSLEQFIRSGYLGPSDPQNTQMPSIVLGMSCHLARFDVDSIFVDRGGELVKDVILADRFLFPQTAGAVAWFGATGATQLHANGWLLNEVLSRIVRSYDVPLGRVFLDAKKAAFENYPWEEDVFKEYVLLGDPALISPRYYPPNVSNPQKYEPCDMEASKSYRFCGAWYEKNCGDGVNVFWTASRGTIVPAGNNWCTEEGAWQAVTAVYTAPPAEQFQDIDELRGLPVSITCTVRDQTGLSGSASSSFTVWKKLDWPQPYDLPLLEAPRKPTVSSEEDATHFRYSVKHDAGDSEGGVKVELSIYDIRGRLVDLITREREGPGSHEILWKGIDRKGRRSPNGVLFYHLRIGETAETGKFLLMR
- a CDS encoding T9SS type A sorting domain-containing protein, producing MNWKKVSSLLIIPFFLLVVLSSVLAAGKAAEVARPGVSDAGSPGLSENRAGSERVGYGSGWDDLAQTEKLDPNSMFAPGSPAYMPPFPDENLLRQMYSSRSPANVQAWTGEVLADPQAIFGFPLDDQRSPAVAFDGTNYLVVWEDLRSGSSDLYAARVTPTGAVLDSAGLVITVASGNQSNPKLVFDGTNYFLAWEDTRNGSPDVYGARVTPSGTVLDVDGFPIDTRNSIKDEIALCYGGGAYLVAWSDSRMGDRDIYGRWVRPSGVVLGDSAMVIFRQSGDQENPSIAFNSSAFFVVWQDLRADSVSADIYGARILPEDQPLDTRGILISVGPGEQLRPSIAANGLDFMVAWQDTRDNPIEINALDIYGSIFRISMSADTLAYSARDSLLSPDKSKPKNPRYQSAARVLPMGTGFFVGWEEQMADTLDIFGTRVTLQGNVLDVALAVATGRSAQMSLACTPGQTDFFMVWQDYKSSYSDIYGTRMNSSGTLLDASALLISMVGNDQWAPAIGVTTDGSQALLVWEDRRNATTPDIYGVRVSQDGTIRDPRAVKINGGAQTQATPAVAFDGTNYLAVWSDFVSTTNWDIKGTLVDMAGVVSSPTGTTMHQLDSNHHLAPAAAFGDTAYLVVWEQRNGTTGVYDLYGVHVRKNLARVEAISFIVNASYSEQHAPQIAFGATNYLVVWEDRRFGVYDIYCTVVGSRGSVPDTAGKIISDAVGSQAFPSLAFDGAKFLVAWEDYRSGGTSDIYASKVDTTGRIIGSAIAICTAPGSQRLPKVIYDGTNFLVVWQDSRGGANQVYGARIDTSGTVLDVDGTILSYGQPEAFQPVIGKGGSGQLYTAWSSFVPVTCNSYRTWLEVGTWPEIVPVSSPLFSASPGHGKVVLSWKKRDDVTACRIYRKGPDETDRVLLTELRGDCLAVSSSVSDKHENEFEDSSVTDGVMYSYWLGQLERSGHEVLFGPIEARALPAFGGVPMLSSSYPNPFGSEAVFVLYLPLKATAAIQAFDVRGTLVREIFQGTLGSGTHTLRWDGKDGKGKDLPSGIYFVRFKSGKYSLTKRAVLIR